From the genome of Nitrobacter sp. NHB1, one region includes:
- a CDS encoding MFS transporter: MASVVANIGGWIYSAAAGWMMTGFDASPLMVSLVQVVTSLPMFLFALPAGALADIIDKRRFILVLEILVAIVAGLFAIMVSVDRVTPWTLLLFTFLIGTVEALEAPSWQSIVPQLVPKQDLSPAIAANSVGINISRAIGPALAGVIIAGFGIAAPFWLVAISNFGVIGVSAKLRTIVRRS; encoded by the coding sequence ATCGCTTCGGTCGTCGCCAATATCGGAGGCTGGATTTACAGCGCGGCTGCCGGCTGGATGATGACCGGTTTTGATGCGAGCCCGCTCATGGTCTCGCTGGTGCAGGTCGTAACCAGCCTGCCGATGTTCCTTTTTGCGCTGCCCGCCGGCGCGCTGGCGGATATTATCGACAAACGCCGATTCATCCTTGTCCTCGAAATCCTGGTGGCCATCGTCGCCGGGCTGTTTGCGATAATGGTCTCCGTCGACCGGGTAACCCCTTGGACGCTGCTGCTGTTCACGTTCTTGATCGGAACAGTGGAGGCTTTGGAGGCGCCCTCTTGGCAATCCATCGTGCCGCAGCTCGTTCCGAAGCAGGATCTTAGCCCAGCGATCGCCGCCAACAGCGTCGGGATCAATATCAGCCGCGCCATCGGCCCAGCGCTTGCAGGGGTTATCATTGCAGGGTTTGGCATCGCAGCCCCGTTTTGGCTCGTTGCGATCAGCAATTTTGGCGTGATCGGCGTTAGCGCGAAGCTGCGCACAATAGTTCGTCGCTCGTGA
- a CDS encoding SulP family inorganic anion transporter → MQSTGQSPLFASVRGWSRKDLSGDAFAGLTLAAIAIPEQMATARLGDLSPQAGFLAFLAGTIAFALFGASRHISVGADSTITPIFAAGLVILAASGSPHYEAMAAFLALMVGATVSAAGLLRLGWVADLLSVPVTAGFLAGISVHIVTSQLPELLGLHPGSGDVFHRLAAVYGNLGEVNPYSAAIGIAVFAVVVLCERISARIPGALIALAAATLVVVAFGLPARGVAVLGALPATSPGLRLPEVTFGDMRTLVPLTLLVTIVIMVQTAATTRSFAGSGPSGSDDVNRDFIGVGAGSLLSGLVGAFPVNSSPPRTAISVETGGRSQVAGLLAAAIVLALVLFGSDLLKNVPQAALAGILFFVAMRILRWQTFMATLRQAPTEFLLIVTTALAIVALPIEIGVAIGIGLSLLHGLWTIAQAKAIEFEHVSGTSIWWPPDGKPTGERITGVLVVAFQAPLSFVNADRFRQDFHAMVGERAGSLKHVVFEASSVIDIDYTAAQTLREVITYCRDAGITFSIARLESVRAQKALARFGIAAMLGPAGVYRSVDDAVSALTRGQDAVAVPPSAKE, encoded by the coding sequence ATGCAAAGTACGGGACAGTCCCCGCTGTTCGCCTCCGTGCGCGGCTGGAGCCGCAAGGACCTGAGCGGTGATGCCTTCGCTGGCCTGACACTGGCTGCCATTGCCATCCCCGAGCAGATGGCCACCGCACGCCTCGGTGATCTCTCTCCCCAGGCCGGCTTCCTCGCTTTCCTGGCAGGCACCATAGCCTTCGCGCTGTTCGGCGCGAGCCGCCACATTTCCGTTGGGGCGGATTCCACCATCACGCCGATCTTCGCGGCGGGCCTCGTGATTCTGGCCGCGTCCGGTTCGCCCCATTACGAGGCGATGGCTGCGTTCCTTGCGCTAATGGTAGGGGCCACAGTATCGGCCGCCGGCCTGCTGCGGCTCGGCTGGGTCGCCGATCTGCTCTCGGTGCCGGTCACGGCCGGCTTCCTTGCCGGAATATCGGTCCATATTGTCACCTCGCAACTTCCTGAACTGCTCGGCCTGCACCCTGGAAGCGGCGACGTCTTCCACCGCCTCGCAGCGGTCTATGGCAACTTGGGTGAGGTCAATCCCTATAGTGCCGCCATCGGCATCGCCGTGTTCGCCGTTGTCGTCCTGTGCGAGCGCATCAGTGCGCGCATCCCCGGCGCGCTAATCGCACTCGCAGCGGCCACGCTGGTGGTGGTCGCCTTCGGTCTGCCGGCGCGCGGCGTCGCGGTCCTCGGCGCACTGCCGGCCACGTCGCCTGGCCTGCGCTTGCCCGAAGTGACGTTCGGAGACATGCGTACGTTGGTGCCGCTCACCCTTCTGGTTACCATCGTCATCATGGTCCAGACGGCAGCCACCACGCGCTCCTTCGCCGGCAGCGGTCCTTCTGGCTCTGACGACGTCAACCGCGATTTCATCGGCGTCGGCGCGGGCAGCCTGCTGTCCGGCCTTGTCGGCGCATTCCCGGTCAATTCCAGCCCACCCCGCACCGCCATCTCGGTCGAGACCGGCGGGCGCTCGCAGGTCGCCGGCTTGCTGGCCGCGGCCATCGTGCTGGCGCTTGTGCTGTTCGGCTCGGACCTTTTGAAGAACGTGCCGCAGGCGGCGCTGGCGGGCATCCTGTTCTTCGTGGCTATGCGTATATTGCGCTGGCAGACCTTCATGGCAACGCTGCGTCAAGCACCGACGGAATTCTTGCTGATCGTCACCACCGCGCTCGCTATCGTGGCGCTGCCGATTGAGATCGGCGTCGCCATCGGCATCGGTCTGTCATTGCTGCACGGGTTGTGGACCATCGCCCAGGCCAAGGCGATCGAGTTCGAGCACGTGTCTGGTACCTCCATATGGTGGCCACCGGATGGCAAGCCGACGGGCGAGCGGATCACAGGCGTGCTGGTAGTAGCATTCCAAGCGCCACTGTCCTTCGTCAACGCAGATCGCTTCCGCCAGGACTTCCACGCGATGGTGGGGGAGCGCGCGGGTAGCCTGAAGCACGTGGTGTTCGAGGCCAGCAGCGTCATCGACATCGACTATACTGCGGCGCAGACCTTGCGCGAGGTGATCACCTATTGCCGAGACGCCGGGATTACCTTCTCGATCGCTCGGCTGGAATCGGTCAGAGCACAGAAGGCGCTGGCGCGCTTCGGCATCGCCGCCATGCTGGGTCCGGCCGGGGTCTACCGCAGCGTCGACGACGCCGTAAGCGCGCTGACGCGTGGACAGGACGCAGTTGCTGTGCCGCCATCTGCCAAGGAATGA
- the trxC gene encoding thioredoxin TrxC, whose product MGSNETWWSERRKYSVEHSAPAFFTGLGFDRAHYYSSNNADLGGATPREALNQTAIDHKPVLPGIGWVIRMRAENSRFSRVVMGAWRAFRKSSTKGLAMTDGDRLVIACPTCATLNRLPAARLADGGRCGQCGNPLFQGQPVELNSANFEKHAISSDIPPLIDFWAGWCGPCRQMAPGIAATAAKVEPHLRLGKIDTEAEQALATRFAVQSIPSLVLVEKGQPIARTAGARPESVLLQWIEDAMALRHRHFPGRTIGDRS is encoded by the coding sequence ATGGGGTCTAATGAAACATGGTGGTCAGAACGACGGAAGTACTCCGTTGAGCATTCTGCTCCCGCGTTTTTTACTGGACTCGGTTTTGATCGGGCACATTACTATAGCAGCAATAATGCGGATCTCGGCGGAGCTACCCCGAGGGAGGCCTTAAACCAGACTGCTATCGACCATAAGCCGGTGTTGCCAGGCATTGGCTGGGTCATTCGGATGCGTGCGGAAAATAGCCGTTTTTCACGCGTCGTCATGGGAGCCTGGCGAGCTTTCAGAAAGAGCTCGACGAAAGGGCTGGCTATGACGGATGGAGATCGCCTCGTCATTGCGTGTCCCACGTGCGCAACGCTCAATCGTCTGCCGGCTGCAAGACTGGCGGACGGAGGACGTTGCGGACAATGCGGGAATCCATTGTTCCAAGGGCAGCCGGTCGAATTGAACTCGGCGAATTTTGAAAAGCATGCCATATCGAGCGATATTCCACCTCTGATTGATTTCTGGGCCGGATGGTGCGGGCCCTGCCGCCAGATGGCGCCGGGCATCGCGGCGACCGCAGCGAAAGTCGAGCCGCACCTGCGTTTGGGCAAAATCGACACCGAAGCCGAGCAGGCATTGGCCACGCGCTTTGCCGTTCAGAGCATCCCCAGCCTCGTCCTTGTCGAAAAGGGGCAGCCGATCGCACGGACCGCGGGTGCGAGGCCCGAGAGCGTGCTTCTTCAATGGATCGAAGATGCGATGGCGTTACGCCATCGGCATTTTCCAGGTCGTACCATCGGAGACAGATCTTGA
- a CDS encoding relaxase/mobilization nuclease domain-containing protein codes for MSRAAQIVWWFEQVDAARRAVAEAQAERRRPRRPGVLDEDVRARRARVALLPKTPPAQDIIRGATITGERDEERARSIPAAGVAGGAGPGAAPLRDAPSPISGGFGASGIGMSSGEGGQRGYLGRARQLAAGYQPAVIKVVSYARGVARATATGQYVQREDVPLETHDGRSLTDREDVAHEIKAWSTDFSKRAESQDVGAFHLKLEGVPDTTEGRATYEKAVAAAFSGHRHAAHIDADGAGELEAHVVAAMAGSGKERFRIRDARAAHQAHDARPRRLDSVSDAAVRARIEATAGVNAEAVAIRPGATSHGRDGVTYRLNKLVEKDSAIDDRGKSLSNVADARLAAREWGPALRSQSARDTMHLIISAKAGTDVGALTNAARAFLHDRFADHKFMFGIHTDKESAGHIHAHAVITVKNESGQKIHPNRDTFAEWREVYAQHAQAEGLKIVATSAKERASSESYGPKDKAIIEAADCPRPAREARDRAYAADPLNQRLIDNARQRIRVARTNPIRLPMSAPDRKVVNESLLAWTTVAAEQPSNGVAKDMLERLLMAQTVGAILHTIGKRVEFLTRESEMPMTSQQMAQDLRLMNDAVSRTSDLLDGETKQQFRETSARYLETLANRIDLQRIQERGVQQLSRAEVAAIVGVNAERLVERAQEIQIREEREATSAERLADRAIDAERRQEARGGIDPASQEELRAERAIVVGLQQSAAREAREAAAAIEAAQAIAEHPAQPLPRASIQTDALAKLRAEQEKIVHELENEKSNVQSIRGHRHR; via the coding sequence ATGAGCCGCGCAGCGCAGATCGTCTGGTGGTTTGAACAGGTCGATGCCGCGCGTCGGGCAGTCGCGGAGGCGCAGGCGGAACGTCGACGGCCGCGCCGGCCCGGCGTCTTGGATGAAGACGTTCGCGCGAGGCGGGCACGCGTCGCGCTGCTTCCCAAGACGCCGCCGGCACAAGACATCATTCGCGGTGCGACAATCACGGGCGAGAGGGACGAGGAACGGGCGCGTTCGATCCCGGCTGCGGGCGTAGCTGGCGGCGCAGGTCCCGGAGCCGCGCCTCTGCGTGACGCGCCGAGCCCGATATCCGGAGGATTCGGCGCTAGCGGGATCGGAATGAGCTCGGGCGAGGGAGGGCAGCGCGGATATCTTGGCAGGGCTCGGCAGCTCGCTGCCGGCTACCAGCCTGCCGTCATCAAGGTGGTGTCCTATGCGCGCGGCGTCGCGCGCGCCACGGCGACCGGCCAGTATGTCCAGCGCGAAGATGTTCCACTCGAGACCCATGACGGGCGGTCGCTGACGGACCGGGAAGACGTGGCCCATGAGATCAAGGCTTGGTCGACGGATTTTTCGAAGCGTGCGGAAAGCCAGGACGTCGGCGCATTCCATCTGAAACTTGAAGGTGTCCCAGATACCACCGAAGGCCGAGCGACGTACGAGAAGGCGGTCGCAGCCGCCTTCTCCGGACATCGTCATGCCGCTCACATCGATGCCGACGGCGCCGGCGAGCTCGAGGCGCACGTTGTCGCCGCCATGGCCGGGAGCGGCAAGGAGCGCTTCCGAATTCGAGACGCCCGGGCGGCCCATCAAGCACATGACGCCAGACCACGCCGCCTCGATTCCGTATCCGACGCTGCTGTTCGCGCCAGGATCGAAGCGACCGCGGGCGTTAATGCGGAGGCTGTGGCTATTCGGCCGGGGGCGACCAGCCATGGTCGCGACGGCGTCACCTACCGGCTCAACAAGCTGGTCGAGAAGGACTCAGCAATCGACGACCGCGGCAAGAGCCTGTCCAACGTCGCAGACGCGCGCCTCGCAGCGCGGGAATGGGGGCCAGCGCTCCGTTCGCAATCGGCGCGCGACACGATGCACCTCATCATATCGGCCAAGGCCGGGACAGACGTAGGCGCGTTGACCAACGCGGCGCGTGCGTTCCTGCACGACCGTTTTGCCGACCATAAGTTCATGTTCGGCATTCACACGGATAAGGAATCGGCCGGGCATATCCACGCTCACGCCGTTATTACCGTGAAGAACGAATCCGGACAAAAGATCCATCCCAATCGGGACACGTTCGCGGAGTGGCGCGAGGTGTATGCGCAACATGCCCAGGCGGAAGGCCTGAAGATCGTCGCGACCTCGGCGAAGGAGCGCGCCTCCTCGGAAAGCTATGGCCCGAAGGATAAGGCAATCATCGAGGCCGCAGATTGTCCGCGGCCCGCACGAGAAGCCCGCGATCGCGCTTATGCCGCGGATCCCCTCAATCAACGCCTCATCGACAATGCGCGGCAGCGGATCCGGGTGGCGAGAACCAATCCCATCCGCCTTCCCATGTCGGCGCCCGATCGCAAGGTCGTGAACGAGAGCCTCCTCGCCTGGACGACTGTAGCTGCCGAGCAGCCTTCTAATGGTGTCGCAAAGGACATGCTCGAGCGGCTGTTGATGGCGCAGACCGTCGGCGCCATCTTGCATACGATCGGCAAGCGCGTGGAGTTTTTGACCAGGGAGAGCGAAATGCCAATGACATCGCAGCAGATGGCTCAGGATCTACGTCTCATGAACGATGCGGTTTCGCGGACCAGCGATCTCCTGGATGGGGAGACGAAGCAGCAATTTCGAGAGACATCGGCACGCTATTTGGAAACACTCGCCAATCGCATTGATCTCCAGCGCATACAGGAACGCGGCGTCCAGCAGCTCAGCCGGGCGGAGGTCGCAGCCATAGTCGGCGTGAACGCCGAGCGGCTCGTCGAGCGAGCGCAAGAAATTCAGATCAGGGAAGAGCGCGAGGCAACTTCGGCGGAGCGCCTTGCAGACCGGGCAATCGACGCCGAACGGCGGCAAGAGGCCCGCGGTGGCATCGACCCAGCCTCCCAGGAGGAGCTCAGGGCCGAAAGGGCAATTGTCGTTGGTTTGCAACAATCGGCAGCGCGTGAAGCTCGCGAGGCCGCCGCCGCCATTGAAGCCGCACAAGCAATCGCTGAGCACCCGGCACAGCCTTTGCCAAGAGCTTCGATCCAGACCGATGCCTTGGCAAAGCTTCGCGCGGAACAGGAAAAAATTGTGCACGAACTAGAAAATGAAAAATCAAACGTTCAATCAATCAGAGGCCATAGGCACCGCTGA
- a CDS encoding IS110 family transposase: MEEYIGLDVSMKETAVSIRRAGERIWRGKCASDPSIIAELIRKRAPSVKRVVFETGPLSVWFYHSLHTEGLPAICIDARHAKGALDMAANKTDANDADGLAQLAEVGFFREVRVKGFDSMLTRTLVAARTRLVRITTELSNQIRGVMKTFGLLVPAGKGSTFEKNVRSLLADQDGLASIVLAMLEAWRGIRIRAAELGRQLVRDARQSQACRILMSIPGIGAITATSFTTAIEEPDNFRKSRSVGAWIGLTTRRYQSGEVDYDGHISRRGDRHLRGLLYEAAAVILTRSSTDSTLRTWGLQLRKRIGFKRAAVAVARYVGA; the protein is encoded by the coding sequence ATGGAAGAATATATCGGTCTCGACGTGTCGATGAAAGAGACGGCAGTCTCGATCCGCCGAGCGGGCGAACGAATCTGGCGCGGCAAGTGCGCATCTGATCCCAGCATTATCGCCGAGCTCATCCGCAAGCGGGCGCCATCCGTGAAACGCGTGGTATTTGAGACCGGACCACTGTCCGTATGGTTCTATCATTCTCTGCACACCGAAGGGTTGCCGGCGATCTGCATCGATGCGCGCCATGCTAAAGGGGCGCTCGATATGGCGGCGAATAAGACGGACGCGAACGACGCCGATGGTCTGGCGCAACTCGCGGAAGTTGGGTTCTTTCGAGAGGTGCGGGTAAAAGGATTCGACAGCATGCTGACCCGCACGCTTGTCGCAGCGCGGACGCGGCTGGTCCGGATCACTACCGAGCTTTCCAACCAGATCCGCGGTGTCATGAAAACCTTCGGTCTGCTCGTTCCCGCCGGAAAGGGAAGCACCTTCGAGAAGAATGTGCGGAGCCTTCTTGCCGATCAGGACGGACTTGCATCGATCGTGTTAGCGATGCTGGAAGCTTGGCGTGGCATTCGCATCCGCGCCGCCGAACTCGGACGCCAATTGGTGCGGGACGCCCGCCAGAGTCAGGCTTGCCGCATCCTGATGTCGATTCCCGGTATCGGTGCGATCACCGCAACCTCCTTTACCACAGCTATTGAGGAGCCTGACAACTTCAGGAAATCCCGATCTGTTGGCGCGTGGATCGGCCTAACAACGCGCCGCTACCAATCCGGAGAAGTCGATTATGACGGCCATATATCACGACGTGGCGACCGCCATTTGCGAGGGCTTCTCTACGAAGCGGCGGCGGTCATTCTGACGCGCAGCTCAACCGACAGCACTCTGCGCACGTGGGGTCTGCAGCTCCGGAAGAGGATCGGCTTCAAAAGAGCTGCCGTGGCTGTGGCGCGCTACGTGGGAGCTTGA
- a CDS encoding ParA family protein, with protein sequence MPSIFAVANPKGGSGKTTIAIILAGEFAKHGYSAAIVDADPQGSSYQWHASSVARGLSPQGVDLVRAPDEKALAQTIDRLDGYDVVVIDTPGYYGDVLIQSTLRADLVVLPCKVHTFDASQVVRTIRNLEQHAATSKLPMSQHRVLFNEYDSLDRNTRPLKEVVSYLDAEKVPVCTNALYRRVTYRTMTSGHGTLYQMNDKDEAIRKARYNADQVVRELLAASQGAGQGDSAA encoded by the coding sequence TTGCCGAGCATCTTCGCCGTGGCGAATCCGAAAGGCGGAAGCGGGAAGACCACGATCGCGATCATCCTCGCGGGCGAGTTTGCCAAACACGGATATTCGGCCGCCATCGTGGATGCCGATCCGCAGGGGTCCTCCTACCAATGGCATGCGTCTTCGGTCGCCCGCGGCTTGAGCCCGCAGGGCGTGGACCTGGTGCGCGCGCCTGACGAGAAAGCCCTCGCCCAGACGATCGATCGGCTCGATGGCTACGATGTCGTCGTCATCGATACCCCTGGCTACTATGGCGATGTCTTGATCCAGTCGACACTTCGCGCCGACCTCGTCGTCCTCCCTTGCAAGGTGCACACCTTCGACGCTTCGCAGGTCGTGCGCACAATCCGCAATCTCGAACAGCACGCGGCGACGTCAAAGCTGCCGATGAGCCAGCATCGCGTCCTGTTCAACGAATACGACAGCCTCGACAGAAACACCCGCCCCCTCAAGGAGGTTGTTTCCTATCTCGATGCGGAAAAGGTTCCCGTCTGCACGAACGCGCTGTACCGGCGCGTCACCTATCGCACCATGACAAGCGGACATGGCACGTTGTACCAGATGAACGACAAGGACGAAGCGATCAGGAAGGCCCGTTACAATGCCGACCAAGTGGTCCGCGAATTACTCGCGGCAAGCCAGGGCGCCGGCCAGGGCGATAGCGCCGCATGA
- a CDS encoding NADH:flavin oxidoreductase/NADH oxidase: protein MLSRLFSPYRVGSLELRNRIVIAPMCQYSADDGCATDWHVIHLGNLALSGAGLLIIEATAVLPEGRISPDDLGLWSDEHEDALGRVVAMVRRHSDMPIAIQLAHAGRKASTRVPWEGGAQIKPSEDRGWQTLAPSSIPYMKDEHPPVALDGQGLAVVREAFAEAARRAARLGLDAVQIHAAHGYLLHQFLSPLSNRRNDDYGGSLENRMRFPLEVYDAVRAAFPRERPISVRVSGTDWAEGGWDIAQTIACARALEARGCNAIHVSSGGLTPAQEIPVGPNYQVPLARAVKAATDLPTIAVGLITGYDQAEAIVGTGDADLVALARAIIYDPRWPWHAAAHLGAIVKVPKQYLRTQPSRFRNLFE from the coding sequence ATCTTGAGCCGGCTGTTCTCGCCGTACAGGGTTGGCTCGCTTGAGTTGCGCAATCGCATCGTGATTGCGCCGATGTGTCAATATTCGGCCGACGATGGCTGTGCCACCGACTGGCATGTAATCCATCTCGGCAACCTGGCCCTCTCGGGCGCTGGACTTCTTATTATCGAAGCGACGGCGGTGCTGCCGGAGGGGCGGATCAGCCCCGACGACCTCGGTCTTTGGTCTGACGAACATGAAGACGCGCTGGGCCGTGTTGTCGCAATGGTGCGGCGCCATTCGGATATGCCGATTGCCATCCAGCTCGCACATGCCGGGCGCAAGGCTTCCACGCGCGTGCCCTGGGAAGGAGGCGCCCAGATCAAGCCGAGCGAAGATCGTGGCTGGCAGACCCTCGCGCCTTCCTCAATTCCCTACATGAAAGATGAACATCCTCCGGTCGCCCTCGATGGTCAGGGACTCGCAGTCGTTCGCGAGGCGTTTGCCGAGGCAGCGCGGCGGGCGGCGCGGCTCGGTCTGGACGCGGTCCAGATCCATGCCGCACACGGCTATCTGTTGCATCAGTTTCTCTCACCGCTCAGCAATCGACGGAATGACGACTACGGCGGCAGCCTGGAAAACCGGATGCGCTTCCCGCTGGAAGTGTATGATGCCGTGCGTGCAGCATTTCCCCGCGAGAGGCCGATCAGCGTTCGGGTTTCCGGCACTGATTGGGCTGAAGGCGGCTGGGATATCGCGCAGACGATCGCCTGTGCCAGGGCATTGGAAGCCCGCGGCTGCAACGCCATCCATGTATCGAGCGGGGGACTAACGCCCGCGCAAGAGATACCGGTGGGGCCTAATTATCAGGTACCGCTGGCGCGTGCCGTGAAGGCAGCCACCGATCTGCCGACCATCGCGGTCGGCCTCATCACCGGTTACGATCAGGCCGAAGCGATCGTCGGCACCGGCGATGCCGATCTCGTCGCGCTCGCACGCGCCATAATCTATGACCCGCGCTGGCCCTGGCACGCGGCAGCGCATCTGGGCGCCATAGTAAAAGTTCCGAAACAATATCTGCGCACCCAACCCAGTCGCTTTCGCAACCTGTTTGAATGA
- a CDS encoding CopG family transcriptional regulator yields MADNVRELRPRTPDTEKITVNLGYVDLGHVDLMVREGFYSNRTDFIRTAIRNQLERHADVVRQSTARKSLDLGLRNYSREDLEAAQRAGEMLQINVLGLATIAQDVTAELARATIASVSVLGALHATPAVKAALADRMR; encoded by the coding sequence ATGGCCGATAATGTGCGCGAGCTGCGCCCCAGGACGCCCGACACCGAGAAGATCACGGTCAACCTTGGCTATGTCGACCTCGGTCACGTCGATCTCATGGTGAGGGAAGGGTTCTATTCGAACCGGACCGATTTCATCCGGACGGCCATCCGGAACCAGCTCGAACGCCATGCAGACGTCGTCAGGCAATCCACAGCCCGAAAGAGCCTGGACCTTGGGTTGCGAAATTACAGCCGCGAGGATCTCGAAGCGGCGCAGCGCGCCGGCGAGATGCTGCAGATCAATGTTCTGGGACTGGCCACCATCGCCCAGGACGTCACAGCCGAGTTGGCTCGCGCCACCATCGCCTCGGTCTCGGTGCTGGGCGCCCTGCATGCCACTCCCGCGGTCAAGGCCGCTCTCGCCGACAGGATGAGGTGA